From Rhodamnia argentea isolate NSW1041297 chromosome 10, ASM2092103v1, whole genome shotgun sequence, a single genomic window includes:
- the LOC115739875 gene encoding probable LRR receptor-like serine/threonine-protein kinase At3g47570 — protein sequence MAEYEALRNIRLRSLVKIITSCLSIDFQGNDFEALVVEFMPNGSLDRWLRPTEKGLKLNIVQWLNIAIDVAVALDYLHHQCHVHIVHCDLKPSNVLLDVNLCAHVGDFGQAKFLMENASQTQNSSIGLRGTVGYSAPGNQFMPS from the coding sequence ATGGCAGAATATGAAGCATTGAGGAACATCAGGCTTCGAAGTCTTGTCAAGATCATCACTTCTTGCTTGAGCATAGACTTTCAAGGGAATGATTTTGAAGCATTAGTGGTTGAGTTCATGCCGAATGGGAGCCTGGATAGATGGCTACGTCCTACAGAGAAAGGCTTAAAGCTGAATATAGTCCAATGGTTGAACATCGCAATTGATGTGGCTGTGGCGCTAGACTATCTCCACCACCAATGCCATGTGCACATAGTACACTGCGACTTAAAGCCAAGCAATGTCCTTCTAGATGTTAACTTGTGCGCACATGTTGGTGATTTTGGCCAAGCGAAATTTCTCATGGAAAATGCCTCTCAAACGCAGAACAGTTCGATTGGCCTAAGAGGCACAGTTGGCTATTCCGCTCCAGGTAATCAATTCATGCCTTCATGA